In one Echinicola marina genomic region, the following are encoded:
- a CDS encoding glycoside hydrolase family 3 N-terminal domain-containing protein, with translation MKYNLLKRGLMGMLFAGIGLQATAQQDSVASKIPFLKQESHWADSVFQTMSPEERISQLIMIPVYSNRDKEHEDSIASLVEKYKVGGLIFFQGGPGRQASMTNRYQKISKVPMMISIDAEWGLGMRLDSTMSFPYQMALGGIEDESLIYEMGGEIARQAKRIGVNVNFAPVVDINNNANNPVIGFRSFGEDKENVTSKAMAYMKGMQDEHVLANAKHFPGHGDTNVDSHYGLPLISFSRERLEEVELYPFIKLMKNGLGSVMVAHMNIPVLDDTPNLASTLSKPIVSDLLKGEIGYEGLVFTDALNMQGVAKFYPPGIVDVKALLAGNDMLLNTMDVKTTISEVKKAIENGEITQEEIDRRVMKVLKAKAWLGLGKWEPVEMENVFEDINSSKAQNLNRRLVEASITLLRNNEEVLPIKGFAEEKLAFLAIGAEEETAFQKGLSRYVEADEFFLSKEAGLEELIELKKKLEQYSKVIVGVHNLGLKASVKNFGITAEMNVFLKELIQEVPTIVSVFGNVYSLDKFEGIENADALIATYQESDLTQDVASQIIFGGVGAKGKLPVSISSHFKIGDGLATKGGFRFSYVEPEAVGIDSKDLQGIATLVNQAIEGEAIPGATVLVAKEGKVFYHNSFGYHTYEKEVPVSDDDLFDMASVTKISTSLAALMKLKGEGEFDENNTLGTYLPMAKGSNKEDLVYTDILTHQAGLKSWIAFWQSTVKKSGKFKWATFKDHQSKRFPIKVADNLYIHRKYADKIYKEIMNSPVSPEKEYVYSDLSFILAPKVIENITGEDFESYLKDGIYSHLGASTLTFNPYKDYPADRIVPTEYDSLFRKQLLSGTVHDEGAAMLGGVSGHAGLFGDANDLAKLMQLYLNDGTYAGETLIKGNTVSEYSKCKFCPDNFRALGFNRPSKPGDPNGNSAPSAPESSFGHTGFTGTYAWVDPENELVYIFLSNRVYPTRENTKLYKLNTRTNVMEVVYQALKK, from the coding sequence ATGAAATACAATTTACTAAAAAGAGGATTGATGGGGATGTTGTTTGCTGGAATTGGCTTGCAGGCTACGGCTCAGCAGGATTCAGTCGCTTCCAAAATCCCTTTTTTAAAGCAAGAAAGTCATTGGGCCGACTCGGTTTTTCAGACTATGAGTCCTGAAGAAAGAATTTCACAGCTGATCATGATTCCAGTGTATTCCAATAGAGACAAGGAGCATGAGGATTCCATAGCCAGTTTAGTGGAGAAATATAAAGTAGGTGGCTTGATATTTTTTCAAGGAGGGCCTGGTAGGCAAGCAAGTATGACCAATCGCTATCAAAAGATAAGCAAGGTTCCCATGATGATTAGCATTGATGCCGAGTGGGGCTTGGGGATGCGTTTGGACAGTACCATGAGTTTTCCCTATCAGATGGCTTTAGGTGGAATAGAGGATGAAAGTTTGATTTATGAGATGGGAGGGGAGATCGCTCGGCAAGCCAAACGTATTGGTGTCAATGTGAATTTTGCCCCAGTGGTAGATATCAATAATAATGCAAACAATCCTGTAATTGGATTCAGGTCATTTGGAGAAGACAAGGAAAATGTGACCTCCAAAGCCATGGCTTATATGAAAGGGATGCAGGATGAGCATGTCTTGGCCAATGCAAAGCACTTTCCAGGTCATGGGGATACCAATGTGGATTCCCATTATGGATTGCCATTGATCAGCTTTTCAAGGGAGAGACTAGAGGAAGTAGAATTATATCCTTTCATAAAACTCATGAAAAATGGATTGGGTAGTGTAATGGTCGCTCATATGAATATTCCTGTTTTGGATGATACGCCTAATTTGGCCTCTACACTTTCCAAGCCAATTGTAAGCGACTTGCTCAAAGGAGAAATTGGTTATGAGGGATTGGTGTTTACAGATGCTTTGAATATGCAGGGAGTGGCGAAGTTTTACCCTCCAGGGATTGTGGATGTGAAGGCACTGCTGGCAGGTAATGACATGTTGCTGAACACCATGGATGTGAAAACCACCATAAGTGAAGTTAAGAAAGCCATTGAAAATGGAGAGATTACCCAAGAAGAAATTGACCGTAGGGTGATGAAGGTGTTAAAGGCCAAAGCTTGGCTGGGATTAGGTAAGTGGGAACCTGTAGAGATGGAAAATGTTTTTGAGGATATCAACAGTTCAAAAGCCCAAAACCTCAATAGAAGGCTGGTGGAGGCTTCCATCACTTTGCTTAGGAATAATGAGGAAGTATTGCCTATCAAGGGGTTTGCAGAGGAGAAGCTGGCATTTTTGGCCATTGGAGCAGAGGAAGAAACAGCCTTCCAAAAAGGCTTGTCCCGATATGTGGAGGCCGATGAGTTCTTCCTTTCCAAAGAAGCTGGTCTGGAGGAGTTGATTGAATTGAAGAAGAAATTAGAGCAATACAGTAAAGTTATAGTAGGAGTACATAATTTGGGCTTGAAAGCCAGTGTGAAGAATTTTGGGATTACAGCAGAGATGAATGTATTTCTCAAAGAGCTGATCCAAGAAGTCCCTACTATTGTCAGTGTGTTTGGGAATGTTTACAGCTTGGACAAATTTGAAGGTATTGAAAATGCAGATGCCTTGATTGCCACTTACCAAGAATCAGATTTGACCCAAGATGTGGCTTCCCAGATTATTTTTGGAGGAGTAGGTGCCAAAGGCAAATTGCCTGTAAGCATTTCTTCCCATTTTAAAATCGGCGATGGCCTGGCCACTAAGGGAGGGTTTAGGTTTTCCTATGTAGAGCCAGAAGCAGTAGGGATTGACAGTAAAGATTTGCAAGGAATCGCAACTTTGGTCAATCAGGCTATTGAGGGAGAGGCCATTCCAGGAGCGACCGTTTTAGTGGCCAAGGAGGGAAAAGTTTTTTACCATAACTCTTTCGGTTACCACACCTATGAAAAAGAGGTGCCGGTAAGTGATGATGACCTTTTTGATATGGCTTCTGTTACTAAAATCAGTACTTCATTGGCCGCTTTAATGAAATTAAAAGGTGAAGGGGAATTTGATGAGAACAATACCCTAGGAACCTATTTGCCTATGGCCAAGGGAAGCAATAAAGAAGATTTGGTTTATACGGATATACTGACTCATCAAGCAGGATTGAAGTCATGGATCGCTTTTTGGCAAAGTACGGTAAAGAAAAGCGGGAAATTCAAATGGGCGACATTTAAAGACCATCAAAGCAAAAGGTTCCCGATAAAAGTGGCAGATAACTTATACATACACAGAAAGTATGCGGATAAGATCTATAAGGAAATAATGAATTCTCCCGTAAGTCCTGAAAAGGAATATGTTTATAGTGACCTGTCATTTATTTTGGCACCCAAGGTGATAGAGAATATTACTGGAGAAGATTTTGAGTCTTATCTGAAAGACGGGATTTACAGTCACTTGGGAGCGAGTACTTTAACTTTTAATCCCTATAAAGATTATCCTGCAGATCGAATTGTCCCTACAGAATATGATAGCTTGTTCCGAAAGCAATTGCTTTCGGGCACTGTACATGATGAAGGAGCAGCGATGTTAGGAGGTGTCAGTGGGCATGCAGGACTATTTGGTGATGCCAATGACCTGGCCAAGTTGATGCAGCTATACCTGAATGATGGTACCTATGCGGGTGAAACTTTGATCAAGGGGAATACGGTAAGTGAATATAGTAAATGTAAGTTTTGTCCTGATAATTTCAGGGCACTTGGTTTCAACAGGCCTTCCAAGCCAGGAGATCCTAATGGAAATTCAGCGCCAAGCGCACCTGAAAGCAGTTTTGGTCATACTGGATTTACAGGTACTTATGCTTGGGTAGATCCAGAAAACGAATTGGTCTATATATTTCTTTCCAACAGGGTATATCCTACACGAGAAAACACCAAGCTTTATAAGCTAAACACCAGAACCAATGTGATGGAAGTCGTTTATCAGGCTTTGAAGAAATAG
- a CDS encoding outer membrane protein assembly factor BamB family protein, which produces MKKLLALLLVMQLGTVYAQNFKFAFVTDTHINDANPIPSEDLRLTVEDINSLEEIDFVLLTGDITEMGTDSEIEMAFDIISQLNVPFYIIPGNHDTGWSESGGVSFIREFGYDKFAFEHKGYKFIGTASGPYVRMSDGHIPRDAVVWMDSVLAATPKDQRIINVNHYPLDNSLDNWFELTDRLKQYNTQFSICGHGHRNKPYDFEGIPGVMGRSNLRAKDEVGGYNIVEIKDDMAYFSERTPGQTTLDPWRKVALGARTFEDENFERPDFSINEDYPRVNKRWSYHSDANVISTPLVTDDLVVYGNSLGKVEALSNLTGELKWSFQTGGGIFSSPAKYRKQLIVGSGDGFVYALSLKDGQVIWKTKTGASVLGSPVIEDGRVYIGGSDGQFRALDANDGKEIWAFEGLGGPVVSKALVYNGKVYFGAWDKYFYALDQKDGSLSWKWSNGSPNRMYSAASCIPVAHDGVVYIVAPDRYITALNAENGEEFWRSNEATVRESIGISEDGNWVYGKTMNDEIVAFKTGKEKAELAWRMDCGFGYEHVPSMLIEKEGDVYFGTKNSAVYSINPKLREINWAHKVDNSMANTVSVIDGHSLVVATMDGKVEFLEF; this is translated from the coding sequence ATGAAAAAGTTACTGGCATTGCTTCTGGTGATGCAGCTAGGGACAGTTTATGCCCAAAATTTCAAGTTTGCTTTTGTGACAGATACACATATCAATGATGCCAATCCTATTCCGAGTGAGGATTTGAGATTGACTGTTGAGGATATAAACAGCTTGGAGGAAATTGATTTTGTGCTGCTCACTGGAGACATCACTGAAATGGGGACGGATTCGGAGATTGAAATGGCTTTTGATATCATTAGTCAACTGAATGTTCCATTTTATATCATACCGGGTAACCATGATACAGGTTGGTCTGAATCAGGTGGAGTGAGTTTTATCCGTGAGTTTGGTTATGATAAGTTTGCTTTTGAGCATAAGGGGTACAAGTTTATCGGAACTGCTTCCGGACCCTATGTGAGGATGTCTGATGGTCATATCCCCAGAGATGCTGTGGTGTGGATGGATTCAGTTTTGGCGGCGACTCCAAAAGATCAGCGAATTATTAATGTGAATCACTATCCTCTGGATAATAGCCTGGACAATTGGTTTGAACTGACAGATAGGTTGAAGCAGTATAATACCCAATTTTCAATTTGCGGTCATGGACACCGTAACAAGCCTTATGATTTTGAAGGAATACCAGGGGTAATGGGCAGGTCAAACCTCAGGGCAAAGGACGAAGTGGGTGGTTATAATATAGTGGAAATCAAAGATGATATGGCTTATTTCTCCGAGAGGACACCTGGGCAAACTACCCTAGATCCTTGGAGGAAGGTAGCATTGGGAGCTAGGACTTTTGAGGATGAAAATTTTGAAAGGCCGGATTTCAGTATTAATGAAGATTATCCAAGGGTAAATAAAAGGTGGAGCTATCATAGTGATGCGAATGTGATCTCCACTCCACTGGTAACTGATGACTTGGTGGTTTATGGCAATAGCTTAGGAAAAGTTGAAGCCCTTTCCAACCTGACTGGTGAGCTGAAGTGGAGTTTTCAAACAGGTGGAGGGATATTTTCTTCACCTGCAAAGTATAGAAAACAGCTCATAGTTGGATCTGGGGATGGTTTTGTCTATGCATTGAGCTTGAAAGATGGTCAGGTCATTTGGAAGACTAAAACAGGGGCTTCTGTGCTTGGTTCTCCTGTTATAGAGGATGGCAGGGTTTATATTGGAGGCAGCGATGGTCAGTTCCGAGCATTGGATGCTAATGACGGAAAAGAGATTTGGGCATTTGAGGGATTAGGCGGGCCAGTAGTTAGCAAGGCTTTGGTGTACAATGGCAAAGTTTATTTTGGCGCTTGGGATAAGTATTTCTATGCCTTGGACCAAAAAGATGGAAGTTTAAGCTGGAAATGGTCCAATGGTTCTCCCAATAGAATGTATTCTGCTGCCAGTTGTATTCCGGTAGCTCATGACGGTGTGGTTTATATTGTCGCTCCTGATCGTTATATCACTGCCCTCAATGCAGAGAATGGAGAGGAGTTTTGGCGAAGCAATGAGGCAACTGTCAGAGAATCAATTGGGATTTCTGAAGATGGTAATTGGGTATATGGAAAGACGATGAATGATGAAATTGTAGCCTTTAAAACGGGTAAGGAGAAGGCCGAATTGGCTTGGCGGATGGATTGCGGTTTCGGGTATGAACACGTGCCATCCATGTTGATTGAAAAAGAAGGTGATGTGTATTTTGGGACAAAGAACAGTGCTGTTTATAGCATCAACCCTAAGTTGAGGGAAATCAACTGGGCTCATAAGGTGGACAATTCAATGGCCAATACTGTGAGCGTAATTGATGGTCATTCGTTGGTAGTGGCAACAATGGACGGAAAAGTAGAGTTTTTAGAATTTTAA
- a CDS encoding exo-beta-N-acetylmuramidase NamZ family protein, whose translation MKKENWISRFVLVLLVGLVMISCKNESKKSVDTLDEEEFSRVVIGAERLLDEDYFPFISGKKVALVTNHTGVLPDGRHLVDMLYENEQVDLTLLFGPEHGIRGEEDTHVSDGKDSRTGLPVISLYGKVRKPSTEMLEGIDVIIFDIQDIGARFYTYIATMNHVLEAAAENDIPYLVLDRPNAIGGVYVDGPVGEHQKEPVTGVDQLPIVHGMTVGELAKMFNEERTKNGLKKADLTVVKMKNYEREKWYDETGLPWIKPSPNMLTLTTAALYPMTCLLEGTNMSEARGTLHPFEHIGATWVDGKALADKLNSYELEGVSFRPSQFTPAEIVDGIKIYPPKFLGERCESALITVEDRTNFASAQAGVYMMKALYELYPEKLEWKAERMDRLLKTSSVREGVLNGESPEEIIQQWSEGLDDFKKVRSGYLLY comes from the coding sequence ATGAAAAAAGAAAATTGGATTTCGAGGTTTGTCCTTGTATTGCTTGTTGGACTGGTAATGATTTCCTGTAAAAATGAGTCAAAGAAATCAGTTGACACATTGGATGAAGAGGAGTTTTCAAGGGTAGTCATTGGTGCAGAACGGCTTTTAGATGAGGATTACTTTCCTTTTATATCGGGGAAGAAAGTGGCCTTGGTGACCAACCATACCGGGGTATTACCTGATGGAAGGCATTTGGTAGATATGTTATACGAAAATGAGCAAGTGGATTTGACCTTGCTTTTTGGTCCAGAACATGGCATTCGTGGCGAAGAAGATACCCATGTGTCAGATGGAAAGGATAGTCGTACTGGATTGCCTGTGATTTCATTGTATGGGAAAGTAAGAAAACCAAGCACTGAAATGCTAGAAGGGATAGATGTGATTATTTTTGATATACAGGATATCGGAGCACGTTTCTATACTTATATCGCAACGATGAACCATGTGTTGGAAGCTGCAGCGGAAAATGACATTCCTTATTTGGTTTTGGACAGGCCCAATGCAATAGGCGGTGTTTATGTGGATGGTCCGGTGGGAGAACACCAAAAGGAACCTGTCACGGGTGTGGATCAATTGCCTATTGTCCATGGAATGACTGTAGGGGAGCTGGCAAAAATGTTCAATGAAGAAAGAACAAAGAATGGGTTAAAAAAGGCCGATTTGACAGTAGTGAAAATGAAAAACTATGAAAGGGAAAAGTGGTATGACGAGACCGGTCTTCCTTGGATCAAACCATCACCCAATATGTTGACCTTGACGACAGCAGCTTTATATCCCATGACTTGTCTTTTAGAAGGTACCAATATGTCTGAAGCCCGTGGTACATTGCATCCATTCGAGCATATCGGTGCAACTTGGGTAGATGGAAAAGCCCTTGCGGATAAACTTAATAGCTATGAACTGGAAGGAGTATCATTCCGTCCTAGTCAGTTTACTCCAGCAGAAATAGTGGATGGGATAAAAATTTATCCGCCAAAGTTTTTGGGAGAGAGGTGTGAAAGTGCTCTTATAACCGTGGAGGATAGAACCAATTTTGCTTCTGCCCAAGCAGGGGTGTACATGATGAAAGCCTTGTATGAATTATACCCGGAAAAGCTGGAATGGAAAGCCGAAAGGATGGACAGGCTATTGAAAACTTCATCTGTAAGGGAAGGAGTATTAAATGGAGAAAGTCCAGAGGAGATTATCCAACAATGGTCAGAGGGCTTGGATGATTTTAAAAAGGTCAGGTCAGGTTATTTGCTTTATTAA
- a CDS encoding glycoside hydrolase family 15 protein has translation MTKTHHYGTGLIGNCAYIAHIEKNTNISWLCFPRFDSDFMFGSMLDKEKGGEFNILPESDSYSSEQEYLENTNILRTTISLDNGEEAYSVTDFAPRFHNFERYHKPLMVVRKVVPIKGEPKIKINCKPVTNRGEKVLKPSMSSNHIEYLGGEQQVRLTSNCSVNYIIEDRAFRLQRPIYLFFTYGQPLEAPVESTAERFLQATTQYWREWIKSTSIPHFYQKLVVRSALVLKIHQFEDTGAIIAASTTSLPESPGSTRNWDYRYCWIRDSYYTLNVFNSLGHFQELERYFEYIQNLPTNANGRYQPLYSITGSALLEEELSSLSGYLDNQPVRFGNQAYTHIQNDLYGQVLVSLLPLYADKRFIESEKSHSAPFINNLLDKIEETMNEKDAGLWEFRNLAQEHCYTFIFHWAGSCAAIKIADRLGNDKMRKKAEGLRLKAIEKIEACYVPEMKAYSQAIGTKNMDASTLQLITMGYFGNDIERANNHLKMLEKDLLAKDYLFYRYKHMDDFGVPETTFLICAFWYIEALACVNRLDEAVEGFETLTKYCNHLQLFSEDVDHETGSQWGNFPQAYSHVGLMNAAYRIGQKLDKPNFL, from the coding sequence ATGACTAAAACACATCATTACGGTACCGGACTAATCGGAAACTGTGCTTACATTGCCCACATTGAAAAAAACACCAATATTAGCTGGTTGTGTTTTCCAAGATTTGACAGTGATTTTATGTTTGGCAGCATGCTGGACAAAGAAAAAGGAGGTGAGTTCAATATACTTCCTGAAAGTGACAGCTATTCTTCCGAACAAGAATATTTGGAAAACACCAATATCCTGAGGACCACCATCAGTCTCGACAATGGAGAAGAAGCTTATTCGGTGACTGATTTTGCCCCAAGGTTCCATAATTTTGAACGATACCACAAACCCCTCATGGTGGTGAGAAAAGTGGTGCCCATCAAAGGAGAACCCAAAATCAAAATCAACTGTAAACCTGTAACGAACAGGGGGGAGAAAGTCTTGAAACCTTCCATGAGCAGTAATCATATTGAATACCTTGGCGGGGAACAACAAGTAAGACTTACTTCCAATTGCTCGGTAAACTATATCATAGAGGACAGAGCTTTTAGACTGCAGAGACCGATTTATCTGTTTTTCACCTATGGGCAACCACTGGAGGCTCCTGTAGAAAGCACCGCAGAAAGGTTCCTTCAAGCTACTACCCAATATTGGAGAGAATGGATCAAGTCCACCAGTATTCCCCACTTTTATCAGAAATTAGTTGTCCGCTCAGCCCTAGTTTTGAAGATCCACCAATTTGAGGATACTGGTGCCATCATCGCAGCCTCCACCACCAGTCTTCCCGAATCACCTGGCTCTACCCGAAACTGGGATTATAGGTACTGCTGGATCAGGGACAGTTATTATACTTTGAACGTCTTTAACTCCTTGGGACATTTCCAAGAATTGGAAAGGTATTTTGAATATATTCAAAACCTCCCCACTAATGCCAATGGCAGGTATCAGCCTCTATATTCAATTACTGGCTCGGCACTCTTGGAAGAAGAACTCAGTAGCCTATCCGGATACTTGGACAACCAGCCTGTTAGATTCGGCAACCAAGCCTATACCCATATCCAAAACGACCTTTATGGCCAGGTATTGGTAAGTTTATTACCACTGTATGCTGACAAGCGTTTTATTGAATCGGAAAAAAGCCACTCTGCTCCATTCATCAACAATCTTCTGGATAAAATCGAGGAAACCATGAATGAAAAAGATGCAGGCTTGTGGGAATTCAGAAATTTGGCCCAAGAACACTGCTATACCTTTATCTTCCATTGGGCAGGAAGCTGCGCAGCTATCAAAATAGCGGACAGATTAGGTAATGACAAAATGCGGAAAAAAGCAGAAGGACTGCGGCTAAAAGCCATAGAAAAGATCGAAGCCTGCTATGTACCGGAAATGAAAGCTTATTCTCAGGCCATAGGTACCAAAAACATGGATGCCAGCACCTTGCAATTGATTACCATGGGCTACTTTGGCAATGATATAGAACGTGCCAATAACCACCTAAAAATGTTGGAAAAAGACCTGCTGGCAAAAGACTATCTCTTCTACAGGTATAAGCATATGGATGATTTTGGTGTACCTGAAACCACTTTCCTGATCTGTGCTTTCTGGTATATTGAAGCACTGGCCTGTGTCAACAGGTTGGATGAAGCGGTAGAGGGTTTTGAAACACTTACCAAATACTGTAATCACCTACAGCTTTTCTCTGAAGATGTAGACCACGAAACAGGTTCCCAATGGGGCAATTTCCCTCAGGCTTATAGCCATGTAGGACTAATGAATGCCGCCTACCGAATTGGTCAAAAACTGGACAAACCTAACTTCTTATAA
- the rsmG gene encoding 16S rRNA (guanine(527)-N(7))-methyltransferase RsmG, whose product MNQELDLILKYFPDLSDRQKEQFAALGELYRDWNQKINVISRKDMDSFYIHHVLHSLGIAKVMNFEPGTWVLDIGTGGGFPGIPLAILFPDTNFHLVDSIGKKITVVKDVAKSLKLSNVEAQQVRAESLVRKYDFVVSRAVTRMANFYPWVKGKFKKEDFNEFQNGILYLKGGEVDEEMEELDISYVTYHLDDYFKEDFFKTKKVVYVPFEGKR is encoded by the coding sequence ATGAACCAGGAATTAGACCTGATTTTAAAATATTTCCCAGACCTATCGGACCGACAGAAAGAACAGTTTGCTGCATTGGGCGAGCTTTACCGGGATTGGAACCAAAAAATCAATGTAATCAGCCGAAAGGACATGGATTCCTTTTACATTCACCATGTACTTCACTCCTTGGGGATTGCAAAGGTCATGAATTTTGAACCAGGCACCTGGGTGCTGGACATTGGTACAGGCGGTGGTTTCCCCGGCATTCCCTTGGCCATACTCTTTCCTGACACCAATTTCCATTTGGTAGATTCCATTGGCAAAAAAATCACTGTGGTCAAGGATGTAGCCAAAAGTCTTAAACTAAGCAATGTAGAAGCCCAACAGGTCCGGGCTGAATCATTAGTGAGAAAATATGATTTTGTGGTTAGCAGGGCAGTAACCCGAATGGCCAATTTCTACCCTTGGGTAAAAGGAAAGTTTAAAAAAGAAGACTTCAACGAATTTCAAAATGGCATTCTCTACCTAAAAGGCGGAGAGGTAGATGAAGAAATGGAAGAACTGGACATTTCCTATGTCACCTACCATTTGGATGACTATTTCAAGGAAGACTTTTTCAAAACCAAAAAGGTGGTTTACGTTCCATTTGAAGGAAAAAGATAA
- a CDS encoding RNA polymerase sigma factor: MEINERGFSDKALEDFDLIDKAVDQKDQQAYATLMKRYKKAVYFMILKMIRDADDAEDLTMEAFAKAFRNLHKFKKDYTFSTWLFRIATNNTIDFIRKKKLKTMSLNNTLTDDGGNSVNIDVEDDDNNPQDEFIKSQRIEMVRIFVDKLPAKYRKLVKLRYFDELSYDEIAQELDKPLGTVKAQLHRSRELLYEIAQGKDKHI; the protein is encoded by the coding sequence ATGGAAATAAACGAAAGAGGGTTCTCAGACAAAGCGCTAGAAGATTTTGACTTAATTGACAAAGCAGTAGATCAAAAAGACCAGCAAGCATATGCCACTTTAATGAAACGGTACAAGAAGGCCGTCTACTTCATGATCCTAAAAATGATCCGTGATGCAGATGACGCTGAAGACCTGACCATGGAAGCCTTTGCCAAAGCATTCCGTAACCTGCATAAATTCAAAAAGGATTATACTTTTAGCACCTGGCTTTTTAGGATCGCTACCAATAATACCATTGATTTTATCCGTAAGAAAAAACTCAAGACCATGAGCTTGAACAATACCCTTACAGATGATGGAGGAAACTCTGTTAATATCGACGTGGAAGATGATGACAACAACCCTCAAGATGAGTTCATCAAAAGCCAAAGGATCGAGATGGTCCGTATTTTCGTGGACAAACTCCCCGCCAAATACAGAAAACTGGTCAAGCTCAGGTATTTTGATGAGCTATCCTATGACGAAATTGCCCAAGAACTGGACAAACCTCTTGGCACGGTAAAAGCCCAATTGCACCGATCAAGGGAGTTATTATATGAAATTGCCCAAGGGAAGGATAAGCATATTTAG
- a CDS encoding glycosyltransferase, whose protein sequence is MIINFLWLILGAATLIQFIYLTFVYGRLSFFYKAKPNQNLQQNQEGVSIIIAARNEEENLKKLIPELFKQNYPLFEVLVVNDRSNDDSRFLLEGLMSDYPRLRTVTVNYTPEHVTPKKYALTLGIKVAKYDVLLLTDADCCPVSENWISRMTQPIRNENKIFALGYGGYEKAKGFLNALIQYETWFTAIQYFSFALWKAPFMGVGRNLAYRKHFFMDKKAFKDLWKILGGDDDLYVNKYAGRKNTSVVIHPESITRSIPKKTFKEYYIQKKRHFQTGKYYKTTDKAKIGIYAISHLFFWTAAIALLGIVRQWEPIAVIISIIVIRAILQFSAINGAIKKIEGHQKVFWTMFFDLMYLSYFWIIGAKGYLSKTVRWK, encoded by the coding sequence ATGATCATCAATTTTCTGTGGCTCATTTTAGGAGCAGCAACATTAATCCAATTTATCTATCTAACTTTTGTGTATGGCAGGTTAAGCTTCTTTTACAAAGCAAAACCCAATCAAAACTTGCAGCAAAACCAAGAAGGAGTAAGCATCATTATTGCAGCCCGAAATGAAGAAGAAAACCTAAAAAAACTTATCCCCGAACTATTCAAACAAAACTACCCCCTATTTGAAGTACTGGTGGTCAATGACCGATCAAATGATGATTCACGTTTTTTGTTGGAAGGCCTGATGTCTGATTATCCCAGATTAAGAACGGTTACGGTCAATTATACTCCAGAACATGTCACACCAAAAAAATATGCCCTCACCCTGGGGATAAAAGTAGCCAAATATGATGTCCTTCTGCTTACCGATGCGGACTGCTGTCCTGTCTCGGAAAACTGGATCAGTCGAATGACCCAGCCTATCCGTAACGAAAACAAAATCTTTGCCCTGGGCTATGGGGGCTATGAAAAAGCAAAGGGTTTTCTCAATGCCCTTATCCAATACGAAACATGGTTTACCGCTATCCAATATTTCTCCTTTGCACTTTGGAAGGCCCCATTTATGGGCGTGGGAAGAAATTTGGCATACCGCAAGCATTTTTTTATGGATAAAAAAGCCTTCAAAGATCTGTGGAAGATCCTTGGGGGCGATGACGACCTCTATGTAAACAAATATGCGGGGAGAAAAAACACTTCAGTGGTCATCCATCCGGAAAGCATTACGCGGTCTATCCCCAAAAAGACATTTAAGGAATATTATATCCAGAAAAAGAGGCACTTTCAAACGGGGAAATACTATAAGACCACTGATAAAGCCAAAATAGGCATTTATGCAATTAGTCATTTGTTTTTTTGGACCGCGGCCATAGCTTTGTTGGGTATTGTTCGGCAATGGGAACCAATTGCCGTAATTATTAGTATTATAGTTATAAGGGCTATACTCCAGTTTTCCGCTATTAACGGTGCGATAAAGAAAATTGAAGGACATCAAAAAGTGTTCTGGACGATGTTTTTCGATTTAATGTATTTAAGTTATTTTTGGATTATTGGGGCAAAAGGTTACCTATCAAAAACAGTTAGATGGAAATAA